CCAATCCAACTCTTAGCCACCAGGGTCCCCTGCAGCCAACCACTACCAGTGATGCTTAAAGGGGGTCCAGACCTCTGAGCCATTCTTCTTGTGCCTTTCTGGGATGAGGGAGGAACTCACTACAGTCTGGGTTCAAAAGCTGAATTATCACCACAACTATTCCCCATCAGTTCAGGTGCAGTATGCAGTATTGAGGGTTTGGGGAGGTAAGTATGAGATCCCTGATGGCTCATTGCCCGATGGTGCTggctgggaggggacagagagaggtcGGTGTCACTCCCACTCGCAGCACGAGACAGCCGAGCATTGGCCCCAAAGTAGCAGGGAGCACAGTTTGACCTGCGAATCCAGGATTATTATAAAGGCCTTCTAAATCCGTCTGTAGTATTTTAAATCTCGAGCTCCCAGGCAGGATACTATTTAAATAAAGTGCTGTCAGTAGTGCATATGTGACATACTCTACAACCCACACGGCCAGTAGAAGTTTTCAGTGCTTTACAGATTTGGGAAAAACTAGCATGGACAGGAAACTCCCACTGAGCGCTTGGGGCCCAGAGCAAATCACGTGTGTGCTCTGCCAAAGTCCCCGCGGCTTGGAAACCCTCCAGAGTCAGCGTGAGGATAAACTGAACCTCGGGACAGGtatcaaaggaaaaaggaaagttcACACGGGGAACCTTCGGAACTGCGTCTGGAGGAGGGAGCCAGCCGGCCCACCGGAGGAGACTTCACCTGGAACTCGTCTGCTCAGAGTCAGCTCTCACCCCTGCTCCCCCAGaggctcctgccctcctgccctcctgccctccgcGTCAGCAGCTTCCACTCCGGGCCCCTTCTTCCTTTTGCACGGTCTCCTATTTTAACAACATCTGAATTCAATTTATCAAAGAGCACATGACTTGATTTTGTATttctaataataatttattagagTTGCCCCTGTTTGGTTAGGACGTTTTCCCTCTTCTATCTGTTTTTGAATACGGTAAAGACGTAGTATCCAGCTTATCTGAAATCCCTTGCTCCAAATGAGTTTAGTTCTAGCAATAAATACGTTGCTCTATGCACCATTTCATGCTTTGGCAATAggtatttcttcattattattagtgtataaataAGAGAGCTTGAAAAATAAGATACAAGGCAATCTGATTCCTGTCTCACTTGATCATTTTGCTGTGAAAATGCCGCCAccaaatagaaacaaatatttggCATCACTTAGTGAAATCAGCAAGAACACACAGGGCTGTGCCTACccagaatgaaaaggaaaggcaagatcaaaaacaaagagcaaaatgGGGGAGAATTTCACAAGTTCCAAATGAAATCATAGTGCTGTCACAAATGATTATTGCTAGAGACAGTATTTCAAACAAACgctcttcagaaaaaaatgcattaaaactgTCTTAAATACAAACAGTCCCACCACCAGTAAAATGTTGCAAATTGTATcatgatttaaaatacaaaattatacagaaaatgCCCTTTgataaattgcttttaaaattttttcttgaggTTCTAAACGTAGACTTAGGTAAATTGCCTACACCACTAGGTGTATCGATTGCTAGGGGAACTGGTTTCAGGCAAAGCAGTCTGTGCTACGCCCACCTCACTCTTGGATGCAGGCTGAACAAACATGGACAGCTTTCTGGCCCCACAGAGGATACTGCCCCGGAAGGCCCTGAGCAgcgagggtgggagggaggtgcacCTTTGCTGGCGCTGAGCCACGCAGCCTCCCCACGGCCTCCTCTGGGGGCTCTGGGTAGCGCAGCATCCAGACCCAGCTCCCCTCACGTCCTTTTCCTCCAAGGCAccacccttctttccttctccgcTGCTGCCACCCGCTGCTTCTCCGCCTCTTCcgccttcttcctttcctctttggcCTCCTTGTACCTCCACTTGGGGAGCTGCAGGTGGGAGCTGTCCTTGGTGCTGCCCTTCACAGGTGGCCGCTCGGGCTGGAAGGTGGGCGCTGGTGCCTTGGTGATGCGCACCCTGGGGATGACCACACCCTGCCGCATGCTGCCTCTCCTGAGCAGCTGTAGGGGCAGGAGACTGGCCTTCCGTGGGGCACCTGGCTGCTGCAGAGAGGGGAAGCTGGCTCTTTGGGCCCCCTCTCTGGAGACGCCCCCAGCGTGGGAGGTCCGGATTCGCTCCTCAGTGCCCTCCGCCTTGTCCCTCTCCTGGGCAGATGTGTCCAGGGCCCCGGGAGCCTCCAGGATTTCCTGCACTGCCAGCCGCCTTTTTCCCACACAGGGGGGGTTCTCGGGGCACACGGTCTGGCAGGCGATGGCCACAGCAGGACTGTAGAGACTCGTGGTCATCTTGACCATGTGGTCCAGGACCCCTCCATCCTCCAGGCCCTGGCGTGAGCGGTGGGTCAGCGTGGACCGCACAAACTTGGTGAACCTCTGCAAGCAGTTTTTGGAGTCTGCAGACTTCGAAGGCCCCTCGAGGGGCAGCGGCAGCTCTGGTTTGTACCTGTCCCCAAACTGCTCCGGGAAGGGTCGCTCCAGCAGCCTCTGGATGAGGCGCACCGCTTCCATCCGCCCCGTGTACGTGGCCCACTCCTGCGGCGACATCCCGCGGCGGGGGTCCCTGGCGTGGACGTCTGCCCctgaaacacacaaaacagaaactgtCATTCGAGGCGGCAACAAGGGCCTTTCCCTTccacagacaagaaaagaaaatcactggaATGAAAACAAAGGTCAAACTTCCAAATAACAGAATCTGCCCCCGGCCAGGTGGGTGACCCTGCCTCTGACCAGCACCTGCCGCATTTGCTATGATAACATGAGGACACCTTTCAGTGCGCCGTCTAATGGCGTGTCTGTCCCAGATGAAACTACCTGAAGTCAGCGCCTCCGTCTTGGAATTTTTAAAGCCATGAGATTTCATGGCTCTGCATCAACGGAGAGATGACGACAACAAAGGTGCTGTGTGAACATGGGGCTGAGGCTGCTAGAAGGTTCTACAACTTCTAACAGTCACAGTCCCTCGCATTTATTGATCACCTCACCTTTCCCTCACAAACCCTGTGGCGGTCGTCATTATGTCACAGAAACGTGAGGCCGTTCGCGTGTCCAGTACAGAGGCTACCTCTCGCTTGCTTTTGTTTCCTCCACAGACAACATCCCGGCTGGCAGGGGGTGTGCACTTCGCAAAGGGCTGTTACAGAATGGATGGTAGTCGCAGTGGGCGGGGGGCCTGCCTGAGGCCTCGGAGCTGGTCAGGGAGCAGGTTCCCGACCCTCAGCCCCGtgctcttcccccctccccacacacggGGCGGGCCCCTGCTTCGGGGACGGTTTTCTGAGTCGGCCAGGCCAGGCTCCAGTTCAGGGATTTAGTCAAACACAAATCTAGGCGTGCTGTGATGGCACTGGGTGGATGTGGTTCACGTCCACGCGCAGCTGACTTGAAGTCAGGGAGACTACCTGAAATAAGGTGGGCGGGCCTCGTCCAATCCGCTGAaggtcttaaaaacaaaagatgagtTTTCTGGGGAAGAGGGACTTTGGCTTCAGGACTTCAGCATCAGCTCCTACACAGGTGTCTAGCCCACTGACCTGCCTATGGATGTCCAGCTTGTCAGCGTCCCAAACCACATAAGCCAATTCCTTGAAACAAATCtcttaataaaataaacctcTTAAAATATACCACCCACTGGTTCCATTTTCCTGGAGAATGGTGACTCCTACATCTTCACAGCCTCACTTACACTAGGCACGTCCTTCATAAATCTCCCCCACACCACTCACGGCCCCCtcctaatattttataaatttcagcTTGGTAGTAAAACAAGAATTAATAAGGAATTGCTGTTCAATTCATCTTGGTCCAATCTCAGCCCCATATACAGTTAAAAACCATCCAGGGTTTCAAGCCCCATTAGTCACGTTTCCACTGGCAGCAACGTGGAGAAGTGGGGCAATCATCCAGTCTGCatgctccccagggctgggccgggAGGAGGCTGCTGCCCCACACAGACCCAGGTGTCTGACCTGTGGGGACTGGTCAGTAGGCGCTGAACTGAGAACAGCAGgggaccccgcccccccaccccctcgtgGCCCTGCGCGCCAGGCAGATCCAGCTCACCTGATTTCACCTGGCGACGCCTTAATTCTGTGACACATTAAGGAATAGCCGTATTAGAAGAGTGGTAATTATTTAGAACTGGAAGTCAGGATGGAACTCATTAGCTAGAGTACAATTTATAAACGGATTGAAATGAAAGGGGGCAGTAAAAATGTCATCGCAAAAAATAGATGACACATTAAACCTTAATTAATTGCATGTcacttaaaaaaaggaacaaactgcaaaattaaaatcttaatgaACACTGCCTGAAAGAGACATTTTTCAAATGCTAATGGGAAACGGAAGGAGCAGCTGTCCAGAGCGGGGCAcacctcttcctgctcctcccgtCCCTTTTCAAGATGATCTTGGAAAACACAAACACTCTGAAGAACAAAGGCCATTCTAACTGTAACACAGCCCAAGAATCTTATTCATGTTGCAAGTCAGGGGTTCCCTTCCTTAAGAAATTACTGGGAAGGGTCATATGAATGGCCTGATGGTAGTGATTAAGTCACGAGAGACACGTACCGACGATTAACACTGtccatacagggtggggcaaaagcaggtctacagttgtgagtgtgcgaaacacagtttattcttgtgttattatttttccatacaaacaaatgtaaacctactttcaccccaCCCCGCAGAGCTTTGAGAGACTATGGAAAACTTCCAAAACACAACTGTATCCATCTTCTCCCGGTGAGACTATcggcctcctcccctcctacccaaCGCTGCCTCACGCAGGGCGCCAGCCGTGCAGACGAGAGCTGGGCTCCTGCCAGTGGGTCCATTTGCTGCCATGCTGAGTGCGGCGAGTCGTCTACACAAAATCCTCTATTTTGTTCAAGGGAGCTATGTACTCAGTTCTAGGCAACACACCATGAATGGTCTAGCGCAGGGTTTCGCAGCCTCAGCACTGTGGATGGACATTTTCGGCCACATGGTTTGGTTGTGCGGGTGGTCCTGTGCACTGCAGAGCCTCtaacagcatccctggtctccacCCACTAGAGGCCAGCAGCATTCCACCAGCtgtaaaaaccaaaaatgtcccAGGCCTTGCCAAATGCAGTTCTGTTCCCCATTGGAGCCTCCAAAAGAAGGCTGTTGCATCCTGCTGAGAGGGACAGATACGGTGGGGGCTGCTGCTTCCCGTCTGAAGCATGAATCTGCAGCCTGGAGCTTTGGGGACCGTCTTGCAAGCATCATGTGACCAGTAACCGAGCTGAGGTAGGGTGGGGCACGAAGTGGACAAAAGGAAGGAACCTGGGTCTGTGATGTCCTCATGGCCCAGGACAAGCTCTGCATGGTGACTGCCTACCTCAAAATTTCTAGCGAGGTCTGAAAAACACAGGCCTGTCTTCCTTAAACCACCATCAAGTCAGACTGCTGCTCCTCACAGCAGAAAGCACCTGAACAGGTCCTAAAGCAAAACAAGCTACCTGCCCTCACTCATTCTCAGGCTGCTTTTCCCAGGGAATCTTGGCCAGGTCCGTGGAAACAGCTAgagagaagcagagcctgagatgcatcactcctctccctgcttctccaccagcacccatccccacctcaccTGTCCTTCGAAGCCTGGTTatgtctccctcccacccagaAGCCTTTCCGGTCACATGGAACCACTGTGGACCAGTCCCTGAAA
This sequence is a window from Phyllostomus discolor isolate MPI-MPIP mPhyDis1 chromosome 3, mPhyDis1.pri.v3, whole genome shotgun sequence. Protein-coding genes within it:
- the ANKRD33B gene encoding ankyrin repeat domain-containing protein 33B isoform X2; translated protein: MVLLAGPGPEGGGARCVSPQPPSPPRETRAREDPTDFEEYEDFSHLPDTRSIASDDSFYPTLSQEEYSDRSAESIPEGVPEGVPEAATLLSAACTNDVGLLKALVRRGPRAEEVQETDPNGRTGLIIACYHGFVDTVVVLAECPHIDVNWQDNEGNTALITAAQAGADVHARDPRRGMSPQEWATYTGRMEAVRLIQRLLERPFPEQFGDRYKPELPLPLEGPSKSADSKNCLQRFTKFVRSTLTHRSRQGLEDGGVLDHMVKMTTSLYSPAVAIACQTVCPENPPCVGKRRLAVQEILEAPGALDTSAQERDKAEGTEERIRTSHAGGVSREGAQRASFPSLQQPGAPRKASLLPLQLLRRGSMRQGVVIPRVRITKAPAPTFQPERPPVKGSTKDSSHLQLPKWRYKEAKEERKKAEEAEKQRVAAAEKERRVVPWRKRT
- the ANKRD33B gene encoding ankyrin repeat domain-containing protein 33B isoform X1, which produces MVLLAGPGPEGGGARCVSPQPPSPPRETRAREDPTDFEEYEDFSHLPDTRSIASDDSFYPTLSQEEYSDRSAESIPEGVPEGVPEAATLLSAACTNDVGLLKALVRRGPRAEEVQETDPNGRTGLIIACYHGFVDTVVVLAECPHIDVNWQDNEGNTALITAAQAGHAIITNYLLNYFPGLDLERRNVFGFTALMKAAMQGRTECIRALMLAGADVHARDPRRGMSPQEWATYTGRMEAVRLIQRLLERPFPEQFGDRYKPELPLPLEGPSKSADSKNCLQRFTKFVRSTLTHRSRQGLEDGGVLDHMVKMTTSLYSPAVAIACQTVCPENPPCVGKRRLAVQEILEAPGALDTSAQERDKAEGTEERIRTSHAGGVSREGAQRASFPSLQQPGAPRKASLLPLQLLRRGSMRQGVVIPRVRITKAPAPTFQPERPPVKGSTKDSSHLQLPKWRYKEAKEERKKAEEAEKQRVAAAEKERRVVPWRKRT